A stretch of Desulfobacter hydrogenophilus DNA encodes these proteins:
- the rodA gene encoding rod shape-determining protein RodA gives MFDRRLVSNFDWGFLLLIFFICILGLIILYSAVTAGYNGTMLHPLFKKQVVWLSVGFAIMMGCFVVDFKELAKLHFLIYAVCVGLLIATWFVGHTGGGSQRWLVLGPVRIQTSELMKISLIISLASVYADSIDPEGLGFRHLIKPAILCIIPFGLIVIQPDLGTGLLLLLIAGCLTLFAKVEKKVVFILGGAGLCLVPLVWFFGLKDYQKDRILTFLNPERDPLGAGYHIIQSKIAIGSGMLTGKGFLHGTQNALNFLPEQHTDFILSVLAEEWGLVGCAVLLTLYFLLLFWGLNIAYNCRNMFGSLLAMGVTIMIFWQIFINVGMVMGLMPVVGVPLPLVSYGGSSVVTNMVGFGILLNISMRKFNTA, from the coding sequence ATGTTTGACCGCCGTCTCGTATCAAATTTTGACTGGGGATTTCTTTTACTTATTTTTTTTATTTGCATTCTGGGGCTGATCATCCTGTACTCAGCGGTGACAGCCGGATACAACGGAACTATGCTGCATCCTCTTTTTAAAAAACAGGTTGTCTGGCTTTCCGTTGGTTTTGCCATTATGATGGGCTGCTTTGTTGTCGATTTTAAAGAGTTGGCCAAGCTGCATTTCCTTATATATGCCGTATGTGTAGGACTTCTGATTGCTACCTGGTTTGTGGGGCATACCGGCGGCGGCTCCCAGCGCTGGTTGGTGTTGGGGCCTGTTCGGATACAGACTTCGGAGCTGATGAAAATTTCTTTGATTATCAGTCTGGCTTCGGTGTACGCAGACAGTATCGATCCCGAAGGTTTAGGCTTCAGGCATCTGATCAAGCCGGCAATTTTATGCATTATCCCCTTTGGACTCATCGTTATCCAGCCCGATCTTGGTACAGGGCTTTTGCTTCTGCTCATTGCCGGCTGTCTTACTCTCTTTGCAAAGGTCGAAAAAAAAGTTGTATTCATTCTGGGGGGGGCGGGGCTCTGTCTGGTACCTCTGGTATGGTTTTTTGGGCTTAAGGATTATCAGAAAGACAGAATTTTAACCTTTTTGAATCCTGAGCGGGACCCCCTTGGTGCCGGTTATCACATCATCCAGTCCAAGATTGCCATAGGTTCGGGCATGCTTACCGGGAAGGGGTTCCTCCATGGGACCCAGAATGCTTTAAATTTTTTGCCGGAACAGCATACGGATTTCATTCTTTCCGTGTTGGCCGAAGAGTGGGGGCTTGTGGGGTGTGCTGTACTGCTGACCCTTTATTTTCTTTTGTTGTTCTGGGGTTTGAACATTGCTTATAATTGCCGAAATATGTTTGGCTCTCTTCTGGCCATGGGGGTTACCATTATGATTTTTTGGCAGATATTTATCAATGTCGGCATGGTTATGGGGCTGATGCCGGTAGTCGGGGTGCCTTTGCCCCTGGTTTCCTATGGGGGTTCCTCGGTTGTGACCAATATGGTCGGCTTTGGTATTTTGCTTAATATCAGCATGAGAAAATTTAACACGGCTTGA
- the mrdA gene encoding penicillin-binding protein 2 — translation MGGINQNSDREWIKHRYIGAGLCLVFIFCVLFLRLVYLQIIRGDEYRRLSMTNCVRLKSIKSSRGLIYDRNHNLLVDNRPAFDLTIVLEDAKPLKETLERLAELTGDSCEELTATIKKAGRAAFYKPLVLKRDITRDLLAVIEAHQFDLPGIHIDIEPTRNYIHKKTAAHLIGYLGEINKQELASGKFPNVRSGDPIGRYGVEKSFEQDLQGKRGGHQVEVDVNGRVIKILKTVEPVSGRDLVLTMDLSLQQKAENLLGENDGAVVALDPSNGDVLVMASSPSFDQNDFIGGISSKKWQALRDDPGRPMNNKAIQAEYPPASTYKTITALAGLEEKVIDRNSTFFCPGFYKFGNRRYHCWNKYGHGNLNVVDAIAQSCDVFFYQTGEKLGVDALARYAHGSGLGRLTGIRLAHERPGLIPTSVWKKKRFKEPWQAGETLSISIGQGFNLVTPLQMAVFISAIGNSGTLYRPRLVKSVQDAKGQMIREIEPEITGGLPASKKNLAIVRQGLLEVVHGNRGTARHIRLPGIQIAGKTGTAQVFSRKAGEKFNNEKLKRTLQDHAWFVCYAPAQDPKIAIAVIIEHGEHGSSAAAPVAKGLIHAYLGDPEVPTAVVKDDQAHVE, via the coding sequence GTGGGCGGAATCAATCAAAATTCAGATAGAGAATGGATTAAACATCGATATATAGGGGCCGGTCTGTGCCTTGTTTTTATTTTTTGCGTTCTTTTTTTAAGGCTTGTTTATCTTCAGATAATCCGCGGGGACGAGTACCGGCGACTGTCTATGACCAATTGTGTCCGGCTCAAAAGCATAAAATCCTCCAGGGGACTTATTTATGATCGCAATCACAATCTTCTTGTGGACAACCGGCCGGCCTTTGACTTGACCATTGTTCTGGAAGATGCCAAGCCCTTGAAGGAAACCCTTGAACGCCTGGCCGAATTAACCGGCGATTCCTGTGAAGAATTGACGGCAACCATAAAAAAAGCCGGGAGAGCAGCATTTTACAAACCACTTGTCCTTAAACGGGACATAACAAGGGATCTGCTTGCGGTCATAGAGGCCCATCAGTTTGATCTGCCCGGTATTCATATTGATATTGAGCCCACCAGAAATTATATCCATAAAAAAACCGCTGCCCATCTTATAGGCTATCTTGGTGAGATCAATAAGCAAGAGCTGGCTTCCGGTAAATTTCCAAATGTCCGGTCCGGGGATCCCATTGGTCGGTACGGGGTTGAAAAAAGTTTTGAGCAGGATCTGCAGGGCAAACGGGGTGGTCACCAGGTCGAAGTGGACGTAAACGGCCGGGTGATAAAAATACTTAAGACTGTGGAACCGGTTTCCGGAAGGGATTTGGTCCTGACGATGGATCTATCACTTCAACAGAAGGCCGAAAATTTGCTTGGGGAGAATGACGGGGCCGTTGTGGCACTTGACCCCTCAAACGGAGATGTCCTGGTTATGGCATCATCGCCTAGTTTTGACCAGAATGATTTTATTGGTGGTATTTCCAGTAAGAAATGGCAGGCTTTAAGGGATGATCCAGGCAGACCCATGAACAACAAGGCAATTCAGGCCGAATATCCCCCGGCATCCACATATAAGACGATTACGGCCCTGGCTGGGCTCGAAGAAAAGGTCATTGACCGCAATTCAACTTTTTTCTGTCCGGGATTTTATAAGTTTGGCAACCGGCGGTACCATTGCTGGAATAAATACGGACATGGCAATTTAAATGTTGTGGATGCCATTGCCCAGTCCTGCGATGTGTTTTTTTACCAGACCGGCGAAAAACTTGGGGTCGATGCCCTGGCAAGGTATGCGCATGGCTCTGGTCTGGGACGGTTGACCGGCATTCGTCTGGCCCATGAGCGCCCCGGTTTGATTCCCACTTCAGTATGGAAGAAAAAGCGGTTCAAGGAGCCCTGGCAGGCCGGTGAAACCCTATCTATCAGTATCGGACAGGGGTTTAATTTGGTTACCCCCTTACAGATGGCCGTGTTCATTTCCGCCATTGGGAATAGTGGGACTCTTTATCGGCCAAGGCTTGTTAAATCCGTTCAGGATGCAAAGGGGCAGATGATAAGGGAAATTGAACCTGAAATTACCGGTGGGTTGCCGGCTTCCAAAAAAAATCTGGCGATTGTGCGACAAGGGCTTTTAGAAGTTGTTCATGGCAACCGCGGCACTGCCCGGCACATCCGTCTTCCCGGCATTCAAATTGCGGGAAAAACGGGTACGGCACAGGTTTTTTCCCGCAAAGCCGGGGAAAAGTTTAATAATGAAAAATTGAAGCGCACCCTCCAGGATCATGCCTGGTTTGTCTGTTATGCGCCTGCCCAGGACCCTAAAATAGCCATTGCCGTGATCATTGAACATGGGGAGCATGGTTCCAGCGCGGCTGCACCTGTTGCAAAAGGGCTGATCCATGCCTATCTTGGGGACCCTGAAGTCCCAACTGCCGTGGTCAAGGACGACCAGGCACATGTGGAGTAA
- the mreC gene encoding rod shape-determining protein MreC, which translates to MFSRRIMMIVGVGVFIAVALTVIAMSSRGTLPTGGGERLSITLTSPFQFVASRIIGFTESVWQTYFSCVLAVEENQVLRSELSKARHTANRCQELELENIRLKKFVNFQSSVPAAYVAAQVIARDPSPWFKTIMIDKGEKAGLIKGLPVLVSEGIVGQIIKVSGSFSRVLLITDRNSAVDALIQETRVRGMVKGNNKDTCSFVYTLRKDEVQPGQVIVSSGLDQVFPKGLRIGVVLDVQKNHSQLFQDIMIKTAVDFDRLEEVLVYKNAD; encoded by the coding sequence ATGTTTTCCAGGCGGATCATGATGATTGTCGGCGTGGGTGTTTTTATTGCGGTGGCACTTACCGTAATCGCCATGTCCAGCCGGGGGACCCTGCCGACAGGTGGGGGTGAAAGACTGTCCATAACCCTTACTTCTCCTTTTCAGTTTGTGGCCTCCCGTATTATCGGTTTCACTGAATCGGTATGGCAGACCTATTTTTCATGTGTGCTTGCCGTGGAAGAGAACCAGGTGTTAAGAAGTGAGTTGTCAAAGGCCCGACACACAGCCAACAGGTGCCAAGAGCTTGAGCTTGAAAATATCCGTTTAAAGAAATTTGTCAATTTCCAAAGTTCCGTGCCTGCGGCCTATGTGGCAGCCCAGGTGATTGCCCGGGATCCGTCCCCCTGGTTTAAAACCATCATGATTGATAAGGGAGAAAAAGCCGGGTTAATTAAAGGTTTGCCGGTGCTTGTGTCCGAAGGAATCGTGGGACAAATTATTAAAGTGTCCGGCAGTTTTTCCCGGGTGCTGCTGATTACCGATCGCAATTCAGCTGTTGATGCGCTGATCCAGGAGACTCGGGTCCGCGGTATGGTCAAGGGCAATAATAAGGATACCTGTTCCTTTGTATATACCTTGAGAAAAGATGAGGTGCAGCCAGGGCAAGTCATTGTCTCCTCCGGACTGGACCAGGTATTCCCAAAAGGATTGAGAATCGGAGTGGTACTTGATGTACAAAAAAATCATTCCCAGCTGTTTCAGGATATCATGATAAAAACTGCCGTGGATTTTGACAGACTCGAAGAAGTGCTGGTGTATAAAAATGCCGATTGA
- a CDS encoding rod shape-determining protein translates to MNFVTDTLLGAFSNDLAIDLGTANTLVYVKGKGIVLSEPSVVAVRTDKRSRNKVLAVGLEAKRMLGRTPGNIVAIRPMRDGVIADFAVTEAMLKHFIRKVHNNRKTLVRPRIIIAVPSGITQVEKRAVRESAESAGAREVFLIDEPMAAAIGAGLPITEPTCNMVVDIGGGTTEVAVISLAGIVYTQSLRVAGDKMDASISQHIKRKYNLLIGERTSEIIKTTIGNAYPDPEHLETIEVKGRDLVSGIPKILAIDSEEVRVAISEQIEAIVETVRIALEQTPPELAADIVDSGIVLTGGGALLKNLDKLLREKCGLPIVVADDPLSTVALGCGKCLDNIELLKEVVIS, encoded by the coding sequence ATGAACTTTGTAACTGATACTTTGCTTGGGGCCTTTTCCAACGATCTGGCCATTGATCTTGGCACTGCAAATACGCTGGTTTATGTTAAGGGAAAAGGAATTGTATTAAGTGAACCTTCTGTGGTGGCCGTCAGAACGGACAAACGGTCCAGGAACAAAGTTTTGGCGGTAGGGCTGGAAGCAAAGCGCATGCTGGGGAGAACACCCGGCAATATTGTGGCCATCCGACCCATGCGAGACGGGGTTATTGCTGATTTCGCAGTGACCGAAGCCATGCTCAAACATTTTATCCGTAAAGTTCATAACAACAGAAAAACCTTGGTGCGCCCAAGGATTATTATTGCCGTACCTTCCGGTATCACTCAGGTGGAAAAACGAGCGGTCAGGGAAAGTGCAGAATCCGCTGGCGCCAGAGAGGTTTTTCTTATCGACGAACCCATGGCTGCAGCAATCGGTGCAGGCCTTCCTATTACGGAACCCACCTGCAATATGGTTGTGGATATCGGCGGGGGAACTACTGAGGTGGCGGTTATCTCCCTGGCCGGGATTGTCTATACCCAATCCCTGAGAGTGGCCGGAGACAAGATGGATGCCTCCATCAGTCAGCATATCAAACGAAAATATAATCTGCTCATTGGCGAAAGAACCTCAGAAATTATCAAAACAACAATCGGCAATGCCTATCCTGATCCGGAGCACCTTGAGACCATTGAAGTCAAGGGCAGGGATTTGGTCTCCGGGATCCCTAAGATTCTGGCCATTGATTCCGAAGAGGTTCGGGTGGCCATTTCCGAGCAGATTGAGGCAATTGTAGAAACCGTTCGCATTGCTCTGGAACAAACTCCGCCTGAACTAGCCGCTGATATTGTGGACTCAGGTATTGTTTTAACCGGAGGTGGTGCCTTGCTGAAAAATCTGGACAAGCTGCTTAGAGAAAAATGCGGACTTCCCATCGTCGTGGCTGATGATCCCTTATCTACCGTAGCACTGGGCTGCGGAAAATGCCTTGACAATATTGAACTTCTTAAAGAAGTTGTCATCAGCTAA
- a CDS encoding serine hydrolase domain-containing protein: MTPRAFQNIDGAMANAVAEGVFPGAVLLWASRNAVLYHKAFGVTDLRSGEPVTLNTVFDLASLTKPLATALAVADLISSGLLSKKTYLKDALPVACGTDKAKITIDMLLRHRSGLPAHRSYFKSLPAPVPGIAAGKRLRQLVLEEPLEYEPGSKEIYSDLGFILLAWVVESLSGVRLDVFVNNRIFAPLKIYDLFFIPLRSDFTRPMKDKTSLVFAATSHCPWREKMILGEVEDENAWAAGGIEGHAGLFGTAAGVHRLCCQILRALENKETKVIDSSVIRCFADKNNGMMRPAGFDSPSEENASSGHFFSKRSVGHLGFTGTSFWIDPDNGLITVLLTNRVHPSRENIDIRRFRPIIHDLIATVYKGNIQA; this comes from the coding sequence ATGACACCCCGTGCGTTTCAAAATATTGATGGTGCTATGGCCAATGCTGTGGCTGAGGGTGTTTTCCCGGGTGCGGTATTACTATGGGCGAGCAGAAACGCAGTTCTTTACCATAAGGCCTTTGGCGTAACCGACCTAAGATCTGGGGAACCTGTGACATTGAATACAGTTTTTGATCTGGCCTCCCTGACCAAGCCCCTGGCTACAGCTCTGGCTGTGGCAGATCTGATTTCATCGGGGCTGTTATCCAAAAAAACTTATTTAAAGGACGCCCTGCCGGTTGCCTGTGGAACGGACAAAGCCAAGATTACCATTGATATGCTGCTGCGCCACCGGTCTGGTCTGCCTGCCCATCGTTCGTATTTTAAATCGCTTCCCGCCCCTGTTCCCGGCATAGCCGCTGGAAAGCGTCTGCGGCAGCTGGTGCTGGAGGAACCTTTGGAATATGAGCCTGGTTCCAAGGAAATTTACAGTGATTTAGGGTTTATTCTCTTAGCCTGGGTGGTCGAGTCTCTGTCCGGTGTTCGGCTGGATGTATTTGTTAATAACAGGATTTTTGCGCCTTTAAAAATTTACGACTTGTTTTTTATTCCGCTTCGTTCTGATTTTACAAGGCCAATGAAGGATAAAACCTCTCTTGTTTTTGCCGCTACCTCCCATTGCCCCTGGCGCGAAAAAATGATACTTGGGGAGGTGGAAGATGAAAATGCTTGGGCTGCGGGCGGCATTGAAGGGCATGCAGGTCTGTTTGGCACTGCTGCCGGGGTTCATCGCCTGTGTTGTCAAATCCTGCGAGCCCTTGAAAATAAAGAAACCAAAGTAATCGATTCTTCTGTTATTCGATGTTTTGCTGATAAAAATAATGGGATGATGCGCCCGGCAGGTTTTGATTCTCCAAGTGAAGAGAATGCGTCATCAGGTCATTTTTTTTCTAAACGATCTGTGGGACATTTAGGTTTTACCGGCACGTCCTTCTGGATAGATCCTGACAACGGTCTGATCACGGTTCTTTTGACCAACCGGGTACATCCGAGCCGGGAAAATATTGACATAAGGAGATTCAGGCCCATAATTCATGATTTGATCGCAACTGTTTATAAAGGGAATATACAGGCGTGA
- a CDS encoding S66 peptidase family protein produces the protein MNQLIKSGVEPVFCSLKPKDVIGVAAPSARFDTQAFQEGVLCLESMGFEVHIPNGITSRYRYLAGTDQQRADVLNSLFADPGIKGIIAARGGFGAMRLLPLLDWDVIAGNPKLFMGFSDPTALISALVCKAGICALHGPNLVSLGRADEKTLDSFAKTVAGRFIHIDLPSDQVVAGGRATGRLLGGNLATLVHMIGTAYQPDFTGSILFIEDVGEPAYKIDRMLSQMKMAGVLEGLRGVVTGSFEYCNDEAYIPQIIQEVFCDANIPICMGIDVGHGAVNLSLPMGGRVILDADRACLQWDFVVK, from the coding sequence ATGAATCAGTTGATAAAATCAGGTGTTGAACCCGTTTTTTGCAGTCTAAAACCCAAAGATGTTATTGGCGTGGCCGCACCATCTGCCAGGTTTGATACCCAGGCGTTTCAAGAAGGGGTCCTGTGTCTTGAATCCATGGGGTTTGAAGTACACATCCCCAACGGCATAACAAGCCGGTACCGTTACCTTGCCGGTACGGACCAGCAACGGGCGGATGTGCTTAATTCGTTGTTTGCCGATCCCGGGATCAAAGGCATTATTGCAGCAAGGGGCGGATTCGGTGCCATGCGCCTTTTGCCGTTGCTGGACTGGGATGTCATTGCCGGAAATCCGAAATTGTTTATGGGATTTTCAGATCCCACCGCTTTGATCAGTGCTCTGGTGTGCAAAGCCGGGATCTGTGCACTGCATGGACCAAATTTGGTTTCCCTTGGCCGGGCGGATGAAAAGACATTGGACAGTTTCGCAAAAACCGTGGCAGGCCGCTTTATACATATTGATCTGCCTTCTGATCAGGTGGTCGCGGGTGGACGTGCCACAGGACGGCTTCTGGGCGGGAATCTGGCTACCCTGGTTCATATGATCGGGACAGCGTATCAGCCCGATTTTACCGGCAGCATTCTTTTTATAGAAGACGTGGGTGAACCGGCATACAAGATCGACAGGATGCTGAGCCAGATGAAAATGGCCGGTGTGCTGGAAGGTTTACGGGGCGTTGTGACTGGGTCTTTTGAATACTGTAATGATGAGGCATATATCCCCCAGATTATTCAAGAGGTGTTTTGTGATGCAAACATTCCGATCTGCATGGGAATTGACGTTGGTCACGGGGCGGTTAACCTTTCCCTTCCCATGGGGGGGCGGGTTATTCTGGATGCAGACCGTGCCTGCCTTCAATGGGATTTCGTTGTAAAATGA
- a CDS encoding Nif11 family protein: protein MTIQNAINFIRQAQHDNDFRSKLVKADTSQIRQEILDQNDLIFTPEEFEEAYSLTLFKCQHQENADALMAFRMWWIMLYRSPDSGVTSP, encoded by the coding sequence ATGACCATTCAAAATGCCATTAACTTTATCCGACAAGCACAACATGACAATGATTTTAGAAGCAAACTGGTAAAAGCAGACACCAGTCAGATACGACAGGAAATTCTGGATCAAAATGATTTAATTTTTACTCCGGAAGAGTTTGAAGAGGCCTACTCCTTAACTCTTTTTAAATGCCAACACCAGGAAAATGCCGACGCCCTGATGGCGTTCAGGATGTGGTGGATCATGCTTTACCGCAGTCCCGATTCCGGTGTTACATCACCATAA